From the genome of Caldisericia bacterium:
TTAATTATCCTGGTTCTTGCTCTTGTGGTTGCTATAGGGATAGGGTGGTGGACATTGTTTGTTTATCCATATTCACCGAAGAGACCACCAAGGGCAGATGATACTGGATTTACAAAGGAGGGTGTTCAGTTGGTTAGTGATGGGAACAATTTATTTTCAATTGACATGTATAAAAAACTCAGTGAGGCTTCCAGTGGAAATGTATTTTACTCCCCTTACAGCATATTCTCTGCCATGGCAATGGCATATGAGGGAGCAAATGGAGAGACCTATGATGAAATAAAAAAGGTCTTTCATTTTCCAGATAAGGAGAAACTCAGGCCAAACTTTGCAAAGATATACAACGAGATAAACAGAGAAGTTAGAGACTATGAGTTAAGGACAGGAAATGCTTTGTGGGTTCAAAAGGATTTTCCACTACTTGAGGAATACAAAACCACTGTGGAAAAATACTACGGAGGGAAAGCGGCAAACCTTGACTTTGTTAATGAGACTGAAAAATCAAGAGAGACGATAAACAAATTCATTGAGGAGCAGACAAACGGAAAGATTAAAGACTTAATTTCTAAGGGCATCCTTGATAGATACACAAGGCTTGTAATAACCAATGCAATATACTTTAAAGGCACCTGGAAGTGGGAGTTTAAAAAATCTGATACAAGAGACGAAGATTTTTATGTCAACCCAAAAGAAACTGTCAAGGTTCCAATGATGTATATGAAGCCAGAGAAGGCGGAGTTTAATTACACTGAAACA
Proteins encoded in this window:
- a CDS encoding serpin family protein produces the protein MIRRRSLIILVLALVVAIGIGWWTLFVYPYSPKRPPRADDTGFTKEGVQLVSDGNNLFSIDMYKKLSEASSGNVFYSPYSIFSAMAMAYEGANGETYDEIKKVFHFPDKEKLRPNFAKIYNEINREVRDYELRTGNALWVQKDFPLLEEYKTTVEKYYGGKAANLDFVNETEKSRETINKFIEEQTNGKIKDLISKGILDRYTRLVITNAIYFKGTWKWEFKKSDTRDEDFYVNPKETVKVPMMYMKPEKAEFNYTETEKLQILELPYKGDRISMIILLPKKENGYTLKDVEKELSYENLKKWLMKMQKTKLDAIYIPKFTFKTKYFLKDALTKMGMKTSFSGNADFSKITGKKDLFISNVIHQAFIDVNEKGTEAAAATAIVMKFTAIKPTYIFRADHPFIFIIHDKETGSILFMGRLVNPAE